acggagccaaaaacctaattccaccaccgcaaccttctgtacccatgagatcccatcttgggccttttccggagctccgtcggagggggcatcgatcacgcagggcttctacatcaacaccatagcctctccgatgatgtgtgagtagtttacctcagaccttcgggtccatagttattagctactccctctatctcaaaatataagaacgtttttgacactactgCAGTGTTTAAAATGttcttatattgtgggacggagggagtagatggcttcttctctctctttggatctcaatacaaagttctccacgattctcgtggaaatctattcgatgtaatcttcttttgcggtgtgtttgttgggaccgatgagttgtgggtttatgatcaagtttatctatgaacaatatttgaatcttctctgaaattcttttatgtatgattggttatctttgcaagtctattcgaattatcagtttggtttggcttactagattgatctttcttgcaatgggagaagtgcttagctttgggttcaatcttgcggtgtcctttcccagtgacagtaggggcagcaaggcatgtattgtattgttgccatcgaggataacaacatgggtttatatcatattgcatgagtttatccctctacatcatgtcattctacttaaagcgttactctgttcttgtgaacttaatactctagatgcatgctggatagcggtcgatgtgtggagtaatagtagtccGGACTGCCACACCTCATTTTTTTCGTGTGCTCTGGACTGATCCTTTTTTAGTGAAACGGTATTTGACACGTGATTTTTCATCGAATGTTGATATTCTTGGAGTTACATGATCTTTCATGAGATGGTTGAAAATAAGATGGATAATGTGTTCTCGAATCATACTTGTCCCATGACAGATAATTCATATGAGCATAGGGAGAGATATCACAACATTGACATTGGCGCGGCCCAAAATAAGAATATGAAAATGATGCATTAAAATTCTTCCTTTGCCAATACCGGCCTTCAATATTGCGCCTAGGGGGTGATTTTGATTTCTTTGCATGATAGCCACTAATAACTCAACAAAGGTGAATTGTGATTTCTTGACTTTGTACTTATTTAGGCTTATTGTTGCCAACTTTGGCCTGTTCACCATGGATCAAATCCCGCGCAGACCATTTTTTTCTTCCACGCAAGGGGACGCGTGACTATTTCCTAAAAAATACCGCTCAACACctgaaatattgcgcgcgcaacactACCCCCCGCGGTAAAGTCACGCGTCGTGCAGATGGAAACAAAACCGCGTGCCCGTCACGCGGAAGGAAACAAATCCCGCATCCGTGTCAACAGTTTGTCGCTCGATTGCGAGCATGAGATGATGATCGGATGGATTTTGAGTCGTTCGGTACTTATGCGAAAAAGATGTGGTGTGGCAGTTAGATTTCTCGTTTCAAATTTGCAATAAACTTTTCATGATTTTTTTGAATGTGTGAAATGTTTGTTATGttatgaacaatttttaaaaatgtgCACACATATTTTTATATTTACATGGACatttttttcaaatgtttcaactttttttgagtgggtcaacttcTTTTAGTGTTGTCAACAATTTTAGAAGGTGTGGACATTCTTTTTATATGGCATTGATATTTTTAGAAATTATGCGATGAGCTTTTACATTTTGTGAATGCGGTTGGTAGCTGTCCGGTGGCATTGCCATGAGTGGCATGAATGCACAGCAATGATTTTGGAGCGAAATGGACGATGAAGATTTTAGGTGAGACCACTCAGTCGGACGCCTACATTGGACGTCCACAAATCTCTACCGGTTTAATTTGCTTTCGGTTTGTGGCAATTCAAACGTACAAACCGGTCTGTTTAGTGCGCTGGACCGCGTGGAGTGGATATTCAGGAGTTTTTTTCTCGAAAGTACGCCAATGGCGTACCATATTTTTATAGACAAAAAGAGAGTTAATTACAAGAGGCCGTCCCCGATGTGAACAATCCAGTACGGGAAACACACACCTACACCAACTTAATACTCTCTAAGCTAACTCCTCACAAAACGTTGTAAACCTCCTGCTCCAAGCCCTGCCTTATGCCATGCCGTGATTTAATCAAACACTAGGTTTGGGATGAGGAGGGCCGGCTTTTGTTGCTCATGCCTGTTGAAAACCCTTGCGTTTCTTTGCATCCAAAGTATCCAAGCCACCACAGTCACCAGAGTATCGAAGCCTCTTCTGTCTGCCCCCTTAAACTTCTTCCTTTCCCTCATCCACCAGTCGGAGAAGGTGTCATTTTGAGTTGTTCCTAGCACATTAAGGCTGAGCAGGTCAAACACGCGGTGCCACACCTCCCGTGCAAAGGTGCACTTGGCCAGTATGTGGTCAACATTGTCCTCCTCTTGCAAACACGTGAAGCGGGGCGACGATTGGTCCTGGAGACTGTGACGTGCTCGTCTGTTCGATGTCCACAATCTGTATTGTAACGCCAACCAAATAAATAGCTTGCATTTAAGCGTCGCCCAGCTCctcctgaaggaaatataccctagaggcaataataaagttattattttatttccttatatcatgataaatgtatattattcatgctagaattgtattaaccggaaacttgatacatgtgtgaatacataaacaaaacaaagtgtccctagtatgcctctactagactagctcgttaatcaaagatggttaattttcctgaccatagacatgtgttgtcatttgacgaacgatatcacatcattagagaatgatgtgatggacaagacccatccgttagcttagcattatgatcgttgagttttattgctatttgctttcttcatgacttatacatgttcctctgactatgagattatgcaactcccaaataccggaggaacaccttgtgtgctatcaaacgtcacaacgtaactgggtgattataaagatgctctacaggtgtctccgaaggtgtttgttgggttggcgtagatcgagattaggatttatcactccaagtatcggagaggtatctctgggccctctcggtaatgcacatcactataagccttgtaagcaatgtgactaatgagttagttgtgggatgatgcattacggaacgagtaaagagacttgccggtaacgagattgaactaggtatgatgataccgacgatcgaatctcgggcaagtaacataccgatgacaaagggaacaatgtatgttgttatgcggtttgaccgataaagatcttcgtagaatatgtcggagccaatatgagtatctaggttccgctattggttattgaccggagatgtgtctcggtcatgtctacatatttctcgaacccgcagggtccgcacgcttaacgtttgatgacgatttgtattatgagttatgtgatttgatgtaccgaagtttgttcggagtcccggatgagatcacggacatgacgaggagtctcgaaattgtcgagaggtaaagatttatatattggaaggttgcatttggacatcggatggttccgagtgattcgggcattttttaGGAGTACCGGgtggttaccggaaccccccgggagaagttatgggccttatgggccataagagggaagcacaccagcccacaaggggctggtgtgccccccttgggcaggaggccgattagtactaggagaagggggccggcccccctttccttctccttctcccttccccctttcctactccgtgtgggaggtggaatcctactaggactagggagtcctagtaggactccacaccttggcacgcccctagggccggctgcctctccctctccctcctttatatacgtagGCAAGGGGCACTACAAGGAAACACAAGTTGattttttagccgtgtgcggtgccccctccacagatacacacctcggtcatatcgtcgtagtgcttaggcgaagccctgcgccggtaacttcatcatcaccgtcaccacgccgtcgtgctgacgaaactctccctcggcctcaaatggatcaagagttcgagggacatcaccgagctgaacgtgtggagatcgcggaggtgccgtacgttcggtacttggatcggatggatcgcgaagacgttcgactacatcaaccgcgttactaaacgcttccgctttcggtctacgagggtacgtggacacactctcccggctcgttgctatgcttctcctagatatatcttgcgtgatcgtaggatttttttgaaatactacgttccccaacacctccgAGTACATGCCGCCGTCGGGGATCTCTGGAGGCCCGAGCAAAGATAGTCATAGACCGATTTGGCCGAGTAGCTCGCCGTAGTCGTCGCCGGCCAACAAAGTTGGTCCGTTTCATTCACATCTCTGTGCACCGATGCCAATGCATGGGAAAGATGCATGCACTACAGTTGGGCAGTGAAGGAAGTAGTGGCGTCACAGTCCTCGTACCACCTGTCCTCCGCGAGTGCTTCATGGACGGTCCGACTGTTAATGATTCTCGTTGGCACCGTCTCCATCAAGCGCGGCGCGATGTCTGACACGCCGAACCCGTGTATCCACTTGTCCCTCCAGAACAGGACGTTGTCGCCCCTCCCAACCACAATCCTGACCATGACGTCGAAAATAGCTCGTGCGTTGTAGTCCTTGGCCATAGGTAAACCTTGCCAAGGCCTACGGGGATCAGTTCTCCTTAGCCACTCCCACCTCACTCTCAGGGCCAAAGCCTGGGCTTTCATGTTCTTAATCCCTAAGCCTCCAAACTGCTTCGGTCTGCAAACATGGTCCCATGCCACCAGGCATTGCCCTCCATTGCTTGTCTCTTTCCCAGACCAGAAAAACGACCTCATCCATTTATTCATCTCCTCGAAAACCCAATCTGGCGCATTCGTAATCATCAGGTGGTGCACCGGCCTAGCTGCGACGACAGACTGAACCAAAACGAGCCGACCGGGTCGTTGTATGAGGCCACGTTGCCAGGCAGGGATCACTTTCCGAACTTGGTCCAGCATGGGCATCCATTCGGCCCGCGTTAAACTTCTGATCGCAAGCTGTAGGCCGAGGTATTTGCATGGAAATTCGGCAAGCCCACAGTGCAGTAATCCGGCCACCCGATCTTTGTTCTCCTGATCACCGCGAATCAAAATCGCCGATGATTTGCGGTAGTTAACCTTCAGCCCCAAGGCCTCCCCAAACACGTCCAACATCTCACGAACTGCCGACAAGTCTTGCTGTGAAGGTTTAACGAACAACGCGACGTCATCCGCGTAAATCGATAGTCCTTGCAGCGCCGATATTCCGGTATACGAGCTGAGCACTCCCAAATCAGTGGCTTTGTTGATCAGCACCGTTAGTGCATCCAGGGCGATGATAGAGAGCATTGGCGAAATTGGGCCGCCTTGGCGCAGACCACATGCGTGTAAGAAGCTTCCTCCGGGAACACCATTCACCACCACCTTGGTACTAGCGGAGTGCAAGAGTGCCATTATCCAAGTCATCCACCTCTGCCCAAATCCCTTTGCCCGCAAGACTTCCAACAAAAACGGCCATGATAGTGAGTCAAAAGCTCTGGAAATATCCAACTTGATGAACACTCCCGACACTCTTCTTGCATGAATCTTTCGCGCCACTTGGCGAACCAACAGAAAATTATCATGCAGATGCCTTCCTTTAATGAACGCTGATTGGTTCATGGCCACAATCTACGGCATTTGGCTGCGCAGCCGGTTGGCAAGTACCTTGGCAAAGAGCTTGGGAATGCTATGGATTAGACTAATCAGTCGGTAATCCCCAATCTCCTCCGCATCCGTTTTTTTGGAATGAGGATTATgtgtgccttgttgagcttcacAAAACCTCTAGTGTCCCCCACATAAAGCTGCAGCATCACGGCCATGATGTCATGCTTTATAATCTGTCAAGCTCGTTGGTAGAACGCCTCGATGAAGCCATCTGGTCCCGGTGCTCGATCCGGGGCCATTTCCTTGATTACCTGCCATACTTCTTCCTTCGTAATGACCTCCTCGAGTGTACTCAGCTCTTTTGGTTCCATCTGTAGGAATTGCAAGTTTAAGGTATGCTCCCTGGCCTGTGCCGTGCCTAGCAATTGCTTGTACACATCTGCGAACGTGTCCACCATTCTCTCCTGGTCCGTAATGATCTTGTCGCCATGCTTGATATGGGGGATGTAGTTCTTGGTCCTTCTGCCGTTCACAACTGCTTGGAATAGCTTAGTGTTGGCGTCGCCCTCTTTGATCCACTTGAGCCTCGACCTCTGCCGGTCAATCGTTCTCTCGAGCGCAGCCAAACCTAGGAGCGACTGTTTCAGAGTTCTTCTCAGCCACGCCTCTTCCCTTTGCAGAATTCTGTTCTCCTGGGCTGCATCCAGCTTATGTATGACCCAAGTGGCCACCCGCATGAGCGTCTTTATGTTTCCCAACTTTCTTTGGCCCCACGCGTGCAAGTGGTTAGCAGTGTTGCGCAACAAAGCATCAAGCCCTCTTGTAGGGGTCGACGATGGTAGCATCGCAAACCCATGCTTCTCTCACAGCATCCTCAAAGCCTTCCATTTTAGTCCAGAACAGCTCGAAGCGGGACCTCTTCTTGGGGCAAAAACTAGCGCTCGTAGTCAAGTGCAAGGGAGCGTGATCCGAAACTCTGGTGGAAAGAGCCTGAAGCAGGTAGGATGGGTTCTCCAGCTCCCAGTCCACTGAAATGAGCACACGATAAATCTTGGTAAGGGTCGGCACCGTCCGCTCGTTTGACCACGTAAATTTTCGGCCATGCATGTACATCTCCTTGAGCTCTTGGTCATCGACAAACTGCCGGAATTTATTCATCATAGTTCTGTTAAGATTGTTATTGCTCTTCTCCGCGGCACATAGGATCATGTTAAAGTCTCCCAGCAGCATCCACGGCCCCGGGTAGCCCGCACGCCTCGCATCTAGGTCCAGTAAGAACTGGCTCTTCTCTTCATCACTTTGTGGCCCGTAAACCACCGAAATCCACCAAGGGTCTCCTATCTTCGTGTGTACCAGTCCCGTAATGAAATTGGCGTTATATTGGAATGTGTCCACCGTCAGCACCGAGCTATCCCACGCTAATAAGATGCCACCCCTAGTCTCTTGGGATGGTAAGTAAGCGAAGCCATCAAAAGATGGCCCTAGGCATTGCATAACAATGAAATGGTCCATTACATCCATCTTGGTTTCCTTGAAACAAACCAAGTTACACTTCACCGAGCTCACGAATTCTCTCACCGCCTTGCGCTTCGCCGGATTGTTCAGGACACGAACATTCTAGCACAACACCTGGGGGTGTAGATCCATAGAAAGATCTGCCACCAGCCCTACTTATTGCCTCCTAGTTGACGGAGATCATCACCGAGTTGCTCGCCTCCAATTCCTCCGCCGAGGGGATTGTCTTGCCGAAGAGAGCAACAATGATCCTCACATGCTGCACCCACAGTGGGGAGTCAAACAGAGCCTTGAGCTCATGGACCACACCATCGTCGACCACCAAGTCCTCCGGTACCATGCCAAGGGCATGAAGCAGCACGTTCTCAGCCGGACTCTCCTTGGACCTTCTTGGCCCCGCAACCTTCTTCGATGATCGGGTAGCCCTCTTGGGCGTGAATGGCTCTGCTTCTAGATGCAGCTGCGCTGCCTGCACTTCTTTCAGTAGGGGAGGAGCAAGCTTTTTGATGATGTTGGAGAAGAAACTCTTGAGTTTACCATACGCTTGGGCCTCTTGCGTCGTCATGCCTTCCGTCTCATCGCTAGGCTGTCCCTCAGGCAGGCATAGCTCGCGGCAAGCGGCTCACGTGTCCCTGTGCTCATCAGGCTCGACAGAAACAATGGCCAGTTGGTCGCGCTGCTGCCTGATCCCATTCAGCTCCCCAGCGTGATCACCCTCCACTTCCTTGTTGCTGCTATCGGTGACGCCGTACGTGCATGCCTCCATGCATGTTGCATGTGCATGATTTCCGTCATTGTCCCCACCCTCAGTGGCCACTGCATGGCCCTCCTTTATTGGCTCCATAACCGAGGCCAGAGCCTTGTCTTGTTGTTCGCCTCTCCCGCATTCCATGCCCATCGTGGGTGGCCCAGCGGGTCCCACCAGCTGCAGTCTGTCCCCCTGTGCTGAACCACCAGCGAGATTCTCAGGTGGGTCCTGTCTCCCAATATACGTGGGGTCAGCCTCGTCCTCCCTTGGGCGTAGCAGAAGGGAAGCCATTGGCTTGTAGGGCCTGTGCGCGTCTCCTGACACAACCATCGTCACGCGGTCCGGAGACGGGGCCAGGAGTGGTAGCTGTCCAGTCTCCACGATCTTGTCGGCCTGGGGATCCACGCCCTCATCAACCATGTTCACCACACCTTCTCCCAACGGTAACACTTGAGCTGCAGCCACCTGTCCAGTCGAGGTCGCGCCACCACTGTTCAAACTGGTCTCGGGAACCTTCTCTCTCGCATCCCCGCGCATTTGCTGACCGAAAAGGCGGTCAAAAGCCGACTTCCTGGCCGTCACCCTATCCTGCAACCGCACCGAGGGCCCACCATGCGGGGCGACAAGAGTGGGGGCCATCGGGGGCAGGCACCAGTCTGGCCCCGTCGGGCTCCTCGTcgtgccgccatggccgccgccgcttgccTCGCGACCTAGCCCGCCGCTGCGCACATCTCGAACACCGAACTGCCAGTCCATCTGCCGTGGCCTGGAACCACCTCCACCATCACTGAACTCGTCCGGCGAGCCTGGCAGTCTGCTCTGGCCACTGTCGGAGGAGCCGCCCAAGAACCATGGCTCCCCTGTCTAACTGAAGTCCGCCACCGCGTCGACGTGGATGAGGACCTTGTACTGCAGCAGCGGCGGAGGAATCTCCGATCCTGGCTCCGGGATGGCGAGCCAGCGGAGGGTAGGGATCGTTGTCGGGTTATCAGTCCACACCGTTAGCCTGAAGGCGGAGATATCAGCCCTGGAGCTAGTTTCCGGCGCCACCGTGTCCACCTTCCACGCCGTACCCAGCAACTCCTCCGTCGTCTCCCGCTCCCAGGCACGGGGCGGGATCCCCTCCATGACGATCCAAACCTTGAATCCCAAGATCGAATGCATCGCTTGCGACTGCCAGTTCCAAGGCCTAAAGAACAGCCTGTTTCCTTGAAACTCCACCGCTGGACACACCGCAACTCTGTTTCTGATCTCCGCTGAGGCAGAAACCACCAAAAAATCCTCTGGCCTATACGGGTGCACCGAGACTTGATCTTCTGTGATGTTGAGCTTGCCCGCTAGGATCTCGAGCAAACGCTGCGGCGCCAGCCTCCTCCGAGCGCCGCCCACGTAGGCGACCATGGCGAAGCGCAGCCGACGCTCCAGCTCCGCCGTGGACTGCGAGCGCCGGACCACGCAGATTTCGGACTCGCCATCCTCAGCATCCATGGCGACCTGGAGCCGGGGGGGCGCAAGCCGCGGCCACGCCACCTCGGCAGCCCGCAGcagcgaggaggaggcggcggggcggacACGCGGGCCACCGGGCGATCCGGGCTCACTCGCGGAGACGTGGGGCGAGCCACATTGGCGATAGCCTCACGCATGAGCTCGTCGGCAGAGGAAGGGCTCCTGGGTCGCTTGCAGTCACGGGATCCATGGCCGGGCAGCCCGCACCGGAAACATTCCTCCTGGTTGGTGCAATCATGCCAGTAGTGGCCTTTTTCAAGGCACCTGAAGCACTTGTCCCTCAACTCCGGGATCACCTCCACACGCGACAGCGGCGATCCTCCATGCTTGGCCTTGGAAGGACCCGCCTGGTTCCCCTGGCCATGACGAAGCCGCCAGAGCTCCTTCTTGGACGGGGGCGGCCGCTCCCACGCCGCCGCACGGGCCTCCGAGTGCGGCGCAGACTCCATCGCCGGCTGGAAATCGGACTCCGCCGAGCCCTCCGAGAGCCCCACCCCGGAAATGATCGGTCTCTCACCCTCCGGCCTGATCGTGGATGAGATTGATCTGGGACTGGAGGCCATGGCCGCGGCAAGCAACGGGGCCGGAGAGGAAGACGGGGTGGCCGGAACGGCCGGAGTGGCGCGAGCCGGGGTGCGCAAAGCGCGGTGGACACCGGCGCCGGAGTGGCGCACGGCGGTCGGGGTGGGGGGCGGGGGCGCTCTTGCTCTACAATTCCATAGAAAATGACAACCGTCGCTctttttggaaaaaaaaattcAGGGGGTTTTGTCCGGCAaaattgacaaatttgacctatggacgaaatcaaatcacagaatgaactgcccgtgaaactatttcacgcggctgacctttttgtgtgacgcccggcACGAAGGCgtcacactacactgtgcaacgcctcacagataggcgctacacgcctggccaGCGTCGCACTGATacgaaaattactaagtcagtgtgcagcgcctactagtggttgcttcatttgtagtgcaaccactagtgcagcgcctgagagctaggcgccacactatacaatgcagcgcctagctcttaggctctgcacaatgacttagcaatttttatgcagtctggggtgcaacgctggccaggcgtgtagcgcctatctgtgaggcgttgcacagtgtagtgtggcgccttcgtgtcgggcgtcacacaaaaatgtcatccgcgtgaaatagtttcacggacagttcattctgtgatttgatttcgtccacatgttaaatttgtcaaatttgccgttTTGTCCAACGCCGCAAAATGATCCAATTTCTCCTCGCACGTGTTCCCTTCGTCGTCATCGTCTAGACGGTCGGTCCCCTCTCTCGCGGTCACACTCCGAATCCTCACCACCTCTTCGGCGTCGGCAGCCCCCGCGTCGCCGCCGCCTACGATGCCGCGCAAGGCCTCCTGCACGCCAGGTTCGTACGTCCAACCTCTCGCCGGACCTAATTATCTGAGCTGTTACCAACTGATTTTGCACTCGCCGTCCGAACCCTAACTCCCAGATTCGCGCACCAAATGGCGGAAACGGAAGCGAAACTCCGACGCCCTTCCCTTGCCGTCAGCCGCGGCCGACCACTCGGACGACTCCGACTCCGCTGCCGACAATGATGACGACGACACGGCCGTTCCATCGCCCGCGGTCGACAATGCCGACGACGAAATACTGGCCGGTGCCGCGGCCAGGGACCCCGTGCCCGACCTCCGTGAGGCAGAGCTGCTCTCCTCGGCCGAGGTCATCTCCGCCTTCCCTGCCGCCACCCGCCGCACAGTCAACCGGCCGCATCCGTCGGTCATGGCCGTCGTTGCAGCTGAGCGATCTGCGTATGTGGGTGATgtctccgccgccgcgccaccggtATTGGAGAACATCTCGCATGGGCAGCTCCAGGTGCTCTCCGTGGCGCTCCCTGACCACCCGTCCCTTTCGACGGATCCTGACAAGCCGTCTTCTTACGTCTGCACGCCACCTCCCCTTACGGAGGGGCATGGCGTGCACAAGCAGTTCCAGGGCCGCCTCCATGTCGTGCCCAAGCACTCAGGTTCGCTTGTTGCGACCAAACCCTGAATTACTGAACATACGTTTTTAAGTTCACTGCAACATGAATTAGTTTACAATTTGTAGATTGGTTCTCTCCTGGGGCGGTGCACAGGCTGGAAAGGCAGGTTGTTCCACACTTCTTCACAGGGAAATCTCCAGGGCACACTCCGGAGAAGTTCATAATGTTAAGGAATAAAATTATTGCCAAATATTTGGAGAACCCTGGCAAGAGGCTTGCGTTTGCGGAGTGCCAGGGGTTTGTTGTTAACACAGGTGAACTATATGATTTGAGTAGGATCGTTCGGTTCTTGGACACCTGGGGAATCATCAATTACCTCGCGGTTGGGTTGGTGCACCGGGGTCTGAGGGTGGCAGCATCACTTCTAATAGAGGAACCAGCAGGGGAGTTGCAACTGTTGACTGCACCGCTGAAATCCATTGATGGTTTAGTTTTGTTTGATCGGCCTAAATGTAGTCTCCAAGCAGACGACATTTCTTCACTGGCTTCATCTTCATCGAATTCGGAGGTGGTGGATTTTGATGCCGGTGCTGAGTTTACTGAATTGGAAGGGAAGATTAGAGAGCGTCTATCAGAGAGCTATTGCAGTTACTGCTCACAGTCTTTGCGCAGTTTGCATTATCAGTCGCAGAAAGAGGTGCTCATCTTCATACTTACATTTACATATACATATtatattttcattttttttcataTGTAGGAAAACTTGTTCTGTATCTAGGATTGTTATTAACCCTATGAATTTCACATGTGCTCAAAAGGTGTATTTTCAAAACATTGCAAGACACATCACAGTAAGTTAAATAGTCTTGTTGCAGAGTTAGTATACTGCCGAATTTTGTTTGGGTTCAGAAAGACTGCAGTTTGTTATTTAATTTTAAACCCCAATTTATCTTGATTCATGATTTTCTGACCCAGCAGATACTGGTGCCCATGTGGTTGTCACAAATCTTGCTTATGCATCATAATGTTGGAAGCCCATAGTAATATCTCCACCATTTTATGCGTGAACCAAAAATATTCAGAACACAAATCCTTATAGTGTCACTTATGTGTGATGTGAAACGACTTGCGTCTAGGTGCAATGTAACTTAGCGTTGGTTAACTTGTGATATGTGTGGCTTGGGCCAGATATGTTCTGTTTCGAATTTCAGCTCGTCCTGTTTTGTTAATGATGTATCAACGAACTACGATACCGTTTTCTTCTTTGACGTGATGAACAGGGGGAGTTTGCAAGGCTGTATCATTCTTTCAAGTTAATTAGCCAGTCTGcttcttgtttttcttttctcttcTGTGGGTAAGAAGCTAGTGGTTAAAAGCTTGTTGTTTAACTGATTGAGCAGGCAGATATTGCTATTTGCTCTGATTGCTTCCATGATGCAAGATATGTTATCGGGCATTCATGCTTAGATTTTCAGAGAGTCGATGGGGCTAAAGATGGATCAGAAAATGAGGGGGATAACTGGACTGATCAAGAAACATTATTGATGTTGGAGGGCATAGAAAAGCACAAAG
This genomic window from Aegilops tauschii subsp. strangulata cultivar AL8/78 chromosome 4, Aet v6.0, whole genome shotgun sequence contains:
- the LOC109743092 gene encoding SWI/SNF complex subunit SWI3C homolog isoform X4; protein product: MPRKASCTPDSRTKWRKRKRNSDALPLPSAAADHSDDSDSAADNDDDDTAVPSPAVDNADDEILAGAAARDPVPDLREAELLSSAEVISAFPAATRRTVNRPHPSVMAVVAAERSAYVGDVSAAAPPVLENISHGQLQVLSVALPDHPSLSTDPDKPSSYVCTPPPLTEGHGVHKQFQGRLHVVPKHSDWFSPGAVHRLERQVVPHFFTGKSPGHTPEKFIMLRNKIIAKYLENPGKRLAFAECQGFVVNTGELYDLSRIVRFLDTWGIINYLAVGLVHRGLRVAASLLIEEPAGELQLLTAPLKSIDGLVLFDRPKCSLQADDISSLASSSSNSEVVDFDAGAEFTELEGKIRERLSESYCSYCSQSLRSLHYQSQKERVDGAKDGSENEGDNWTDQETLLMLEGIEKHKDNWNSIADHVGTKSKAQCIYHFIRLPVEDSLLENIEVPDASMPFRPQSNGYPHSDSNGSTSGNLPQSIQHGNELPFISSSNPVMSLVAFLASAIGPRIAASCASAALSALTRDDDPRVISERMHIDDRVHGAHPNFCGHNGASSSISLENVKHATLCGLSAAAIKSKLFADQEEREIQRLVATVINHQLKRLELKLKQFAEVETLVLKECEQVERAKQRISAGRIQAMRACSNPPETSLPTSGGSTMSPNPTNISPRPLAMPRSMAEATVPAAYANYMQGQGHPQMPFVQRRPQMLSFGPRLPFTAIQTQPVAQAPNIMFSSGAMPGSVTPNHHPHLLRSSSSGNTTLG